The proteins below are encoded in one region of Segatella copri:
- a CDS encoding Fur family transcriptional regulator, whose product MSEEILAKAHEVLDNYMESNHHRRTPERSTILDTIYSMGEHFSIEDLGRELLKKNFRVSRATLYNTLHLFLELRLVVKHSLADGTKYEASYSEDNHVHQVCTICGKVTEIVAPQVTAAVKDIRMQRFRKDAYALYIYGVCSGCQSKMTRKRKKE is encoded by the coding sequence ATGAGTGAAGAAATTTTAGCAAAAGCTCATGAGGTTTTGGACAATTATATGGAGAGCAATCATCACCGGCGCACTCCGGAGCGTTCCACTATCCTCGACACCATTTATTCTATGGGAGAGCATTTCTCGATAGAAGATTTGGGCAGAGAGCTACTGAAAAAGAATTTTCGCGTTAGCAGGGCTACGCTTTATAACACATTGCATCTGTTCCTGGAACTGAGGCTTGTGGTAAAGCACAGTCTGGCAGACGGCACCAAGTATGAGGCCAGTTATAGCGAGGACAATCATGTGCATCAGGTTTGCACGATTTGTGGCAAGGTAACCGAAATTGTAGCACCGCAGGTTACGGCTGCTGTGAAGGATATCAGGATGCAGCGCTTTCGTAAAGATGCTTATGCTCTTTACATCTATGGCGTATGCAGCGGCTGTCAAAGCAAGATGACTCGCAAACGAAAAAAAGAATAA
- a CDS encoding Maf-like protein, producing the protein MNYKIILASNSPRRKELLAGLDIPFEVKVISGIDESYPADLDAYQVAEFICKKKAEAYRPLLNRNNSVEELDESETLILTADTVVIAPTAGEQNDQEGKGVILGKPRDAEDARRMLKMLSGKTHHVVTGVCLTTQHKQRSFSVTTEVTFKPLSDDEISYYINHYQPFDKAGAYGIQEWIGYIGCTGLKGSYFNVMGLPVQRIYEELRQI; encoded by the coding sequence ATGAATTATAAGATCATTTTGGCGAGTAATTCGCCTCGTCGCAAGGAACTTCTGGCAGGTTTGGATATTCCTTTTGAGGTGAAGGTGATTAGTGGTATTGATGAAAGTTATCCTGCTGACCTCGATGCTTATCAGGTGGCAGAATTCATTTGCAAGAAAAAGGCTGAGGCTTATCGTCCGCTTTTGAACAGAAATAATAGTGTTGAAGAGTTGGACGAGTCAGAAACTTTGATTCTTACAGCAGATACGGTTGTGATTGCGCCAACAGCTGGCGAACAGAATGACCAGGAAGGAAAGGGAGTCATTCTCGGGAAGCCTCGTGATGCTGAAGATGCCAGACGAATGCTGAAGATGTTGAGCGGAAAGACGCATCATGTAGTTACAGGTGTTTGTCTTACTACCCAGCATAAGCAGCGTTCCTTTTCAGTAACAACAGAAGTGACGTTCAAACCGCTTTCTGATGATGAAATCAGTTATTATATAAATCATTATCAGCCGTTTGACAAAGCCGGCGCCTATGGTATTCAGGAATGGATTGGTTACATAGGTTGTACGGGGTTGAAGGGGAGTTATTTTAATGTGATGGGGCTTCCGGTTCAGCGTATCTATGAGGAATTGAGGCAAATTTAG
- a CDS encoding HAD family hydrolase, producing the protein MINYDLNKIKAIIFDVDGVLSRQTITLSSAGEPLRTVNIKDGYAIQLAQKKGVRIVILTGGNSHAIQVRYENLGVEDIFMGCSVKIKTYEEFKQKYSITDEEIIYVGDDIPDYEIMRRCGCPCCPADACSDIKEISTYISACNGGDGVGRDVVEQVLRAKGLWLSDAKAFGW; encoded by the coding sequence ATGATAAATTACGATTTAAATAAAATAAAAGCAATCATCTTTGATGTTGATGGAGTACTTTCAAGACAGACCATCACGCTTTCCAGTGCCGGCGAACCTTTGCGTACTGTTAATATCAAAGATGGCTATGCCATTCAGCTGGCTCAGAAGAAAGGTGTTCGTATCGTAATTCTGACAGGCGGTAATTCTCATGCCATACAGGTACGCTATGAAAATCTTGGTGTAGAGGATATCTTCATGGGGTGTTCTGTAAAGATAAAGACTTATGAGGAGTTCAAGCAGAAATATTCAATTACAGATGAGGAAATAATATATGTAGGTGATGATATTCCTGATTATGAGATTATGCGTCGTTGCGGATGTCCATGTTGCCCAGCAGATGCATGCTCCGATATTAAAGAAATTTCTACTTATATCTCGGCTTGTAACGGAGGTGATGGTGTGGGACGTGATGTCGTAGAACAGGTACTGAGAGCCAAGGGCTTATGGCTTTCAGATGCTAAGGCGTTTGGCTGGTAG
- a CDS encoding Rossmann-like and DUF2520 domain-containing protein: MKIVFIGAGNLATNLALEISQSEHQIVQVFSRTRESASLLAEKVNCEPVNEMSKVVCDADLYIVSVKDDALEMLIPELCKGREDKMFVHTAGSMPMDVFKDYARHYGVFYPMQTFTKDKKVAFENIPIFIEGCGAFETSFLKRLAEQISRSVYELDSDNRKYLHLSAVFACNFANHCVAIGQQILENHHIPGSVLRPLVMETMDKASSHSAAEVQTGPAIRDDRNVMEKQMQLLEKQPELQQIYEMMSKSIFYFKR, from the coding sequence ATGAAAATAGTGTTTATTGGGGCAGGTAATCTTGCTACCAATCTTGCGCTCGAAATATCGCAATCAGAACATCAGATTGTGCAAGTTTTCAGTAGAACTAGGGAGTCGGCCTCTCTATTGGCTGAGAAGGTGAATTGTGAGCCTGTCAATGAGATGAGTAAGGTGGTCTGTGATGCAGATTTGTACATCGTTTCAGTGAAGGATGATGCGCTTGAAATGCTTATTCCTGAACTGTGCAAAGGAAGAGAAGATAAGATGTTTGTTCATACAGCTGGTTCCATGCCGATGGATGTTTTCAAAGATTATGCCCGTCATTATGGCGTATTTTATCCGATGCAGACATTTACGAAAGATAAAAAGGTTGCATTCGAAAATATTCCTATTTTCATTGAGGGATGTGGTGCTTTCGAAACTTCTTTCCTGAAGAGGTTGGCAGAACAGATTTCTCGTAGTGTCTATGAATTGGATTCTGATAATCGTAAGTATCTGCACCTGTCAGCTGTTTTTGCTTGTAATTTTGCGAATCATTGCGTGGCTATAGGTCAGCAGATTCTCGAAAATCATCACATTCCTGGCAGTGTTCTCCGTCCTCTGGTTATGGAAACTATGGACAAGGCTTCTTCGCATTCGGCAGCTGAAGTGCAGACAGGGCCGGCTATTCGTGATGATCGGAACGTAATGGAGAAACAAATGCAACTCCTTGAAAAACAGCCAGAACTACAGCAGATTTATGAAATGATGAGCAAAAGCATATTCTACTTCAAGAGATAA
- a CDS encoding GNAT family N-acetyltransferase: MKKKGISCREATSPEDIHRYHQLLKNYYRLKLRRFVPDETFFQKLNTSSNARNVIITYKDKVIGGYTCIYDQGNAFLWFSAFKRKTYIHLHPDTMTIWQALSDAQEQDAQHLHFMDAGLPLKSNLYREFILGFGGKPVTKFRWFRFYPKVINLLLHWLYKD; the protein is encoded by the coding sequence ATGAAGAAAAAGGGAATAAGTTGTAGAGAGGCAACTTCACCCGAAGACATCCATCGTTACCACCAGTTGCTCAAAAATTATTATCGGCTGAAACTTCGCCGTTTTGTTCCTGACGAAACATTCTTTCAGAAACTGAATACAAGTAGTAATGCCAGAAACGTCATCATCACCTATAAGGACAAAGTGATTGGCGGCTATACCTGCATCTACGACCAAGGCAATGCCTTTCTTTGGTTTTCTGCATTCAAGAGAAAGACTTACATCCATCTGCATCCGGACACAATGACCATCTGGCAAGCTCTCTCTGATGCACAGGAGCAGGATGCCCAACACCTCCACTTTATGGACGCAGGACTTCCGCTTAAGAGTAATCTCTACCGGGAATTCATTCTCGGTTTCGGAGGCAAACCTGTTACCAAGTTTCGCTGGTTCCGCTTCTACCCAAAAGTTATAAACCTGCTCCTCCACTGGCTATACAAGGATTAA
- a CDS encoding TetR/AcrR family transcriptional regulator — protein MTEINQYRQELKDRIISYAMPEFYKRGVKAVKMDEISQGLHVSKRTVYEIFGDKEELLLAGMMRQLEENRSKLENFAKTQAKNVIDIISYVYKLQMERNGMVGVLFYEEVHKMPRVVKFFQENHAHEREESVRFFEAGVKEGLFRKDVDFNVVMDVGHVMMEEIMHHQLYRVHSMQEIYDNYILCLIRGFCTERGLEQLDRALKE, from the coding sequence ATGACAGAAATCAATCAATATAGACAAGAACTGAAAGACAGAATTATCTCTTATGCGATGCCTGAATTCTATAAGCGTGGTGTAAAAGCTGTTAAGATGGATGAAATCTCACAGGGACTTCATGTATCTAAGAGAACTGTGTACGAGATTTTTGGTGACAAAGAAGAATTGTTGCTTGCTGGTATGATGCGTCAGCTAGAAGAAAATCGTTCGAAGTTAGAGAATTTCGCCAAGACCCAAGCGAAGAATGTGATAGATATTATCAGCTATGTCTATAAATTGCAGATGGAGCGCAATGGGATGGTGGGCGTTCTTTTTTATGAGGAGGTTCATAAGATGCCTCGTGTAGTGAAATTCTTCCAGGAAAATCATGCTCATGAACGGGAGGAGAGTGTACGTTTCTTTGAGGCTGGTGTAAAGGAGGGGCTTTTCCGTAAGGATGTAGACTTCAATGTTGTTATGGACGTAGGACATGTGATGATGGAGGAAATCATGCACCATCAGCTCTATCGTGTTCATTCGATGCAGGAGATATACGACAATTATATTTTGTGCCTGATTCGTGGATTCTGTACAGAGCGCGGCTTGGAGCAGCTAGACCGTGCTCTGAAAGAGTAG
- a CDS encoding NADP-dependent malic enzyme has product MVKITKEAALSYHETGRPGKIEVKPTKPYHTQTDLSLAYSPGVAFPCLEIQQNPDDAYKYTDKGNLVAVISNGTAVLGLGDIGAMSGKPVMEGKGLLFKIYGGVDVFDIEIDEKDPEKFCETVEKIAPTFGGINLEDIKAPQCFYIEERLKRTLDIPVMHDDQHGTAIISAAGLKNALEVAGKNIADVKIVVNGAGAAAISCTKLYVALGAQVKNIVMLDSKGVITSDRENLTEQKKLFATDRRDVHTLEEAVKGADVFVGLSKGNVLSKDMIRSMADNPIVFALANPVPEISYEDAMDSRPDVLMSTGRSDYPNQINNVIGFPYIFRGALDVHARAINEEMKMAAVHAIADLAKQPVPDVVNDVYHVNDLTFGPKYFIPKPVDPRLITEVSAAVAKAAMESGVARTPITDWEKYKQDLRQLLGQETKLTRKLHDTARLHPQRVVFAEGGNPTMLKAAVQAKQEGICQPILLGNPDRLNRVASRLKLDLSDIEIVDMRADNEQGRRAKFAKHLAEKRAREGYSFEEAYDKMYERNYFGMSMVEQGDADAFITGLYTKYSNTIKVAKDVIGIREPYKTFGTMHILNTQKGIYYIADTLINRHPDEDVLIDVAKLSAGTVKFFNEEPVMAMLSYSNFGTDNIGSPVKVKKAVAEMQKEFPELAIDGEMQVNYALNKDLRDEKYPFSRLKGKDVNTLVFPNLSSANGAYKLLQGLNPEAEIIGPIQMGLNKPIHFTDSESSVQDIVNITAVAVIDAYVEKIKKQK; this is encoded by the coding sequence ATGGTAAAAATTACAAAAGAGGCGGCTTTAAGTTATCACGAGACTGGTCGTCCTGGCAAGATTGAGGTTAAGCCAACAAAACCTTATCACACACAAACGGATCTGAGCCTTGCTTATTCTCCTGGCGTGGCATTCCCATGTCTTGAGATCCAGCAGAACCCAGACGATGCATACAAGTATACTGACAAGGGTAACCTGGTTGCTGTTATCAGTAATGGTACAGCAGTGCTCGGACTTGGCGATATCGGTGCCATGAGCGGAAAGCCAGTGATGGAAGGTAAGGGATTGCTTTTCAAGATTTACGGCGGTGTGGATGTCTTCGATATTGAAATCGATGAAAAAGACCCAGAAAAGTTCTGTGAAACCGTAGAGAAAATCGCTCCTACATTTGGTGGAATCAACTTGGAGGACATCAAGGCACCTCAATGTTTCTACATCGAGGAGCGCCTGAAAAGAACTCTCGATATCCCTGTAATGCACGATGACCAGCATGGTACTGCTATCATCTCTGCAGCAGGTTTGAAGAACGCTCTTGAGGTAGCTGGCAAGAACATTGCCGATGTGAAGATTGTCGTAAATGGTGCTGGTGCAGCTGCTATCAGCTGTACAAAACTCTACGTAGCACTTGGTGCACAGGTAAAGAACATCGTTATGCTCGACTCTAAGGGTGTCATTACCAGCGACCGCGAAAATCTGACAGAGCAGAAAAAGCTCTTTGCAACAGACCGCCGCGATGTCCATACACTCGAAGAGGCTGTGAAAGGCGCCGATGTATTCGTAGGCCTCAGCAAGGGTAACGTGCTCTCCAAGGATATGATTCGCTCTATGGCAGACAACCCTATCGTTTTCGCTCTTGCCAATCCAGTACCTGAGATCAGCTACGAGGACGCTATGGACAGCCGCCCTGACGTATTGATGTCAACTGGCCGTTCAGATTATCCTAACCAGATTAACAATGTAATCGGTTTCCCATACATCTTCCGTGGTGCACTCGATGTTCACGCCCGTGCTATCAACGAAGAAATGAAGATGGCTGCTGTTCATGCAATTGCCGATTTGGCTAAGCAGCCGGTTCCTGATGTGGTAAACGATGTTTACCACGTTAACGACCTTACATTCGGTCCTAAATACTTCATTCCGAAACCTGTAGATCCACGTTTGATTACAGAAGTTTCTGCTGCCGTAGCTAAGGCTGCAATGGAAAGTGGTGTGGCTCGCACCCCTATCACAGACTGGGAGAAGTACAAGCAGGATTTGCGCCAGTTGCTTGGTCAGGAAACCAAACTGACCCGCAAACTCCACGATACAGCGCGCCTTCACCCACAGCGTGTAGTATTCGCAGAAGGTGGCAACCCAACTATGCTGAAGGCTGCAGTCCAGGCAAAGCAAGAGGGTATCTGCCAGCCAATCCTGTTGGGTAACCCAGACCGTCTGAACCGTGTTGCTAGCCGTTTGAAACTTGACCTTTCAGATATTGAGATTGTAGATATGCGTGCCGATAACGAACAGGGCCGCCGTGCAAAGTTTGCCAAGCATCTGGCAGAGAAGCGTGCTCGCGAGGGCTACAGCTTCGAGGAAGCTTATGATAAAATGTACGAGCGCAACTACTTCGGTATGTCAATGGTAGAACAGGGTGATGCTGACGCATTCATCACTGGTCTTTACACAAAGTACAGCAATACTATTAAGGTGGCAAAAGATGTAATTGGAATTCGTGAGCCATATAAGACTTTCGGTACCATGCATATCCTTAACACCCAGAAGGGTATTTATTATATCGCAGATACGCTCATCAACCGCCACCCAGACGAAGATGTGCTGATCGATGTTGCCAAGCTGTCTGCAGGTACAGTGAAGTTCTTCAACGAAGAGCCGGTTATGGCCATGTTAAGCTACTCTAACTTCGGTACAGACAATATTGGCTCACCTGTAAAGGTAAAGAAAGCCGTTGCTGAGATGCAGAAGGAGTTCCCAGAACTCGCTATCGATGGTGAGATGCAGGTAAACTATGCACTCAACAAGGATCTGCGCGACGAGAAGTACCCATTCTCCCGCCTCAAGGGCAAAGACGTCAACACTTTGGTGTTCCCTAACTTGAGTAGCGCCAATGGTGCATACAAACTTCTCCAGGGTTTGAATCCTGAAGCAGAGATTATCGGTCCTATCCAGATGGGATTGAACAAGCCTATCCACTTCACTGACTCAGAAAGTAGTGTACAGGATATCGTAAACATCACAGCAGTAGCTGTCATTGATGCTTACGTAGAGAAAATCAAGAAGCAGAAGTAA
- the rplU gene encoding 50S ribosomal protein L21, whose translation MYAIVEINGQQFKAEEGKKLFVHHIKDVEAGQTVEFDKVLLVDKDGSITVGAPAVEGAKVVVEVVNPLVKGDKVIVFKMKRRKDYRKKNGHRTQFTEVSIKSVIA comes from the coding sequence ATGTACGCAATTGTAGAAATTAACGGTCAGCAGTTCAAGGCTGAGGAGGGCAAGAAGCTCTTCGTACATCACATCAAGGATGTTGAGGCAGGTCAGACTGTTGAGTTCGACAAGGTTTTGCTCGTTGACAAAGACGGCTCAATCACTGTCGGTGCACCAGCTGTAGAGGGTGCAAAAGTAGTAGTAGAAGTAGTGAACCCACTCGTAAAGGGTGACAAGGTAATCGTCTTCAAGATGAAGCGCCGCAAGGACTATCGCAAGAAGAACGGTCATCGTACTCAGTTCACTGAAGTATCAATCAAATCTGTAATCGCTTAA
- the rpmA gene encoding 50S ribosomal protein L27, whose product MAHKKGVGSSKNGRESASQRLGVKIWGGQSIIAGNIIVRQRGNKHFPGENVAQGKDDTLYALADGIVYFHKGRKDKSTVSVLSPEVYAEKTKKADA is encoded by the coding sequence ATGGCACATAAGAAAGGTGTTGGTAGTTCTAAGAACGGCCGTGAATCAGCTTCACAAAGATTAGGCGTTAAGATCTGGGGTGGTCAGAGCATCATCGCAGGTAACATCATCGTTCGCCAGCGTGGTAACAAGCACTTCCCAGGTGAGAATGTAGCTCAGGGTAAGGATGATACATTGTATGCTTTGGCAGATGGTATCGTTTACTTCCACAAGGGCCGCAAGGACAAGAGTACAGTTTCTGTTCTCTCTCCAGAGGTTTACGCTGAGAAGACCAAAAAAGCTGACGCTTAA
- the serS gene encoding serine--tRNA ligase, giving the protein MLTLKLISEETERVVKGLEKKHFPNAREAVEKVLEYDKIRREAQQKLDNNKQQANQFAKQIGALMKEGKKEEAESAKAQVAMLKADAKALEEIMEKAQNDMTNQLLEIPNIPCEQVPEGKDAADNVVVKEGGEKPNLGEDALCHWDLLKKYNLVDFDLGVKITGAGFPVYIGKMARFQRALEAFFLDEARKSGYLEIQPPYVVNEDSGRGTGQLPDKEGQMYHANLDNLFLIPTAEVPVTNIFRDVILDEKDLPIKRCAYSACFRREAGSYGKDVRGLNRLHQFDKVEIVRIDKPGHSYESLNEMLDHVEGLLKKLELPYHILRLCGGDMSFTSSICYDFETWSAAQGRWLEVSSVSNFESYQANRLHCRYRHTDDKKIELCHTLNGSALALPRIVATILENNQTPEGIRVPKVLVPYCGFEMLDDKNFD; this is encoded by the coding sequence ATGCTTACACTTAAACTTATCAGTGAGGAAACTGAACGTGTAGTTAAGGGTCTCGAAAAGAAGCATTTTCCAAATGCTCGTGAGGCCGTAGAGAAAGTTTTGGAGTACGACAAGATTCGTCGTGAAGCTCAGCAGAAGTTGGATAACAACAAGCAGCAGGCAAACCAGTTTGCTAAGCAGATTGGTGCCCTTATGAAGGAAGGTAAGAAAGAGGAAGCTGAGAGCGCAAAGGCTCAGGTAGCTATGCTCAAGGCAGACGCTAAGGCTCTTGAAGAGATCATGGAGAAAGCACAGAACGATATGACCAACCAGTTGCTCGAAATTCCTAACATCCCTTGCGAGCAGGTTCCTGAAGGTAAGGACGCAGCCGACAACGTTGTTGTGAAAGAAGGCGGCGAAAAGCCAAACCTCGGCGAGGATGCTCTCTGCCATTGGGATCTCTTGAAGAAGTATAATCTTGTAGATTTCGACCTCGGCGTTAAGATTACTGGCGCAGGTTTCCCTGTATATATCGGCAAGATGGCTCGTTTCCAGCGTGCACTTGAGGCATTCTTCCTCGATGAGGCTCGCAAGAGCGGATATCTGGAGATTCAACCTCCTTACGTAGTAAACGAGGACTCAGGCCGTGGTACCGGTCAGTTGCCAGACAAGGAAGGTCAGATGTATCATGCTAATCTGGATAATCTCTTCCTCATCCCTACTGCTGAGGTTCCTGTAACCAACATCTTCCGCGATGTTATTCTCGATGAGAAAGATCTCCCTATCAAGCGTTGTGCTTACTCAGCTTGTTTCCGTCGTGAAGCAGGTAGCTATGGTAAGGACGTTCGCGGTTTGAACCGCCTGCACCAGTTCGACAAGGTAGAGATTGTTCGCATCGATAAGCCAGGTCACTCTTACGAGAGTTTGAACGAGATGCTCGACCATGTTGAAGGTCTTTTGAAGAAGTTGGAATTGCCATACCATATCCTCCGTCTCTGCGGTGGTGATATGAGCTTCACCTCTTCTATCTGCTACGACTTCGAGACATGGAGTGCTGCACAGGGTCGCTGGTTGGAAGTTTCATCAGTATCTAACTTCGAGAGCTATCAGGCTAACCGTCTCCACTGCCGCTATCGCCATACAGATGACAAGAAGATTGAACTTTGCCACACATTGAATGGTTCAGCTCTTGCTTTGCCACGTATCGTAGCAACCATCTTGGAGAACAATCAGACCCCAGAAGGAATCCGCGTACCTAAGGTATTGGTTCCATACTGCGGTTTCGAGATGCTTGATGACAAAAATTTCGATTAA
- a CDS encoding bifunctional dihydroorotate dehydrogenase B NAD binding subunit/NADPH-dependent glutamate synthase, translated as MNKIIKKVQYSEKVFRFDVEAPLIAKSRKAGNFVIIRVDNNSERMPLTIADADIEKGTITLVVQKVGLSSTKLCALNEGDEIHDVVGPLGNPTHIENFGTVICAGGGVGVAPMLPIIKALKAAGNRVLSVIAGRNKDLVIMEDEVRASSDELIIMTDDGSYGEKGVVTVGIEKFINQEHIDKVFAIGPPIMMKFCCLLTQKYNLSTDVSLNTIMVDGTGMCGACRLTIGGKTKFVCIDGPEFDGALVDWDEMFKRMGTFKDVEREEMEHFEEHLATVDAGKKKETTDVTMDVEPTDASIEELTDRNAEWRKELRASMKAKERTAIERVKMPELDPLYRATTRTEEVNIGLTKEMALTEAKRCLDCPKPTCMEGCPVSINIPSFIKNIERGQFLAAAKVLKNTSALPAVCGRVCPQEKQCESKCVHLKMNEPAVAIGYLERFAADYERQSGNISVPKCDEPNGIKIAVVGSGPSGLSFAGDMAKKGFDVTVFEALHEIGGVLKYGIPEFRLPNAIVDVEIKNLQKMGVKFITDCIVGKTISVKDLEEQGFKGIFVGSGAGLPNFMNIPGENALNIMSSNEYLTRVNLMDAANPHSDTPINLGKKVVVVGGGNTAMDSCRTAKRLGADVTLVYRRSEAEMPARLEEVKHAKEEGINFFTLHNPKEYEADDKGAVKAVVLDVMKLGEPDASGRRRPEATGETITLECDQVIVAVGVSPNPLVPQSIEGLELGRKNTIAVNDQMQSSIEEIYAGGDIVRGGATVILAMGDGRKAALNMSEKLLNKK; from the coding sequence ATGAACAAGATTATCAAGAAAGTACAATACTCAGAGAAAGTATTCCGCTTCGATGTAGAAGCACCGCTTATAGCCAAGAGCCGAAAGGCAGGTAACTTTGTTATCATCCGTGTAGACAACAACAGCGAGCGTATGCCGCTGACCATCGCTGACGCTGACATTGAGAAAGGAACAATCACACTGGTTGTGCAGAAGGTAGGTCTTTCATCTACCAAACTCTGTGCATTGAATGAAGGCGATGAGATTCACGACGTGGTGGGACCACTTGGAAATCCTACACATATCGAGAACTTCGGAACAGTCATTTGTGCCGGAGGTGGTGTAGGCGTAGCTCCTATGCTCCCTATCATCAAGGCACTGAAAGCCGCAGGAAACAGAGTCCTTTCCGTAATTGCGGGTAGGAACAAAGACCTCGTGATTATGGAAGATGAAGTGCGTGCATCTAGCGATGAACTCATCATCATGACCGATGACGGAAGTTACGGCGAGAAGGGTGTTGTAACCGTAGGAATCGAGAAGTTTATCAATCAGGAGCATATCGATAAGGTTTTCGCCATCGGTCCTCCTATCATGATGAAGTTCTGCTGTCTCCTGACCCAGAAATATAATCTTTCCACAGACGTTTCGCTCAATACCATCATGGTGGATGGAACCGGTATGTGCGGTGCCTGCCGCCTGACCATCGGTGGCAAGACCAAGTTTGTCTGCATCGACGGTCCTGAGTTTGACGGCGCTCTGGTAGATTGGGACGAGATGTTCAAGCGCATGGGCACTTTCAAGGATGTTGAACGCGAAGAGATGGAACACTTCGAAGAGCACCTTGCAACTGTAGACGCAGGAAAGAAGAAAGAAACTACGGATGTAACCATGGACGTAGAACCTACAGATGCGAGCATCGAAGAGTTGACCGACCGTAACGCTGAGTGGCGCAAGGAGTTACGCGCTTCGATGAAAGCAAAAGAACGTACAGCTATAGAGCGCGTAAAGATGCCAGAACTTGACCCTCTTTATCGTGCCACAACCCGTACGGAAGAGGTAAATATCGGTTTAACCAAGGAAATGGCTTTGACCGAAGCCAAGCGCTGTCTCGACTGTCCTAAGCCTACCTGTATGGAAGGTTGTCCGGTAAGCATCAACATTCCTTCCTTCATCAAGAACATTGAGCGGGGCCAGTTCCTTGCCGCAGCCAAGGTTTTAAAGAACACCTCTGCCCTACCTGCCGTTTGCGGACGAGTTTGTCCACAGGAAAAGCAATGTGAAAGCAAGTGTGTACATCTCAAGATGAACGAGCCTGCTGTAGCTATCGGATACCTGGAGCGTTTTGCTGCCGATTACGAACGCCAGAGTGGAAACATCTCTGTACCAAAGTGCGATGAACCTAATGGCATCAAGATAGCCGTAGTTGGTTCAGGACCTTCCGGATTGAGTTTTGCAGGCGATATGGCAAAGAAGGGATTCGACGTTACCGTCTTTGAAGCATTACACGAGATTGGCGGTGTATTGAAATATGGTATTCCTGAATTCCGTTTGCCTAATGCTATCGTAGATGTAGAGATTAAGAATCTTCAGAAGATGGGCGTAAAGTTCATTACAGACTGCATCGTTGGCAAGACCATTTCCGTAAAAGATCTGGAAGAACAAGGATTCAAGGGAATCTTCGTTGGCTCAGGTGCGGGTCTGCCCAACTTCATGAATATTCCTGGAGAGAATGCCTTGAACATCATGTCTTCTAACGAATATCTTACCCGTGTAAACCTGATGGATGCAGCCAATCCTCATAGCGACACCCCTATCAACTTGGGTAAGAAGGTGGTTGTTGTAGGCGGCGGAAATACAGCTATGGACAGTTGCCGTACTGCAAAACGACTCGGAGCAGACGTAACCTTGGTATATCGCCGTTCGGAGGCAGAAATGCCTGCCCGACTCGAAGAGGTGAAGCATGCCAAGGAAGAAGGAATCAACTTCTTTACATTGCACAATCCTAAAGAATATGAGGCAGACGATAAGGGCGCAGTAAAGGCTGTAGTCCTCGATGTGATGAAGCTTGGCGAACCTGATGCCAGCGGCCGTCGTCGTCCAGAAGCTACAGGAGAGACCATCACGCTGGAGTGCGACCAGGTAATTGTTGCCGTAGGAGTAAGTCCTAATCCACTCGTTCCACAGAGTATCGAAGGCTTGGAACTCGGCCGGAAGAACACCATTGCCGTAAACGACCAGATGCAGAGTTCCATCGAAGAAATCTACGCTGGCGGCGATATCGTACGAGGAGGAGCCACAGTAATCCTTGCCATGGGAGACGGCAGAAAGGCCGCTCTCAATATGAGCGAAAAATTATTGAATAAGAAATAA